A genomic stretch from Leptospira licerasiae serovar Varillal str. VAR 010 includes:
- the thpR gene encoding RNA 2',3'-cyclic phosphodiesterase, whose translation MRSFLGLTLPDPIKSDLEKICFGLEEIRWVSPENFHTTLVFLGELKPEEIEKVSEICSHVSEKSFSLEIKGVGFFGNKFPEILYANVLVSEELKRLQKVLESTLRREGFSIDKREYRPHITIGRFKRTPEKRLDVYLNEFSEFQTDIVPVSEFHLFSSRSGANGQIYSVEESYPLILE comes from the coding sequence ATGAGAAGTTTTTTAGGACTCACTCTTCCGGATCCTATAAAATCGGATCTGGAAAAAATCTGTTTTGGATTGGAAGAGATCCGCTGGGTCTCTCCCGAAAATTTTCATACTACTTTGGTCTTCCTGGGGGAATTAAAACCGGAAGAGATAGAAAAGGTTTCCGAGATCTGCAGCCATGTTTCTGAAAAAAGTTTCTCATTGGAGATCAAAGGTGTTGGCTTCTTCGGTAATAAATTTCCTGAAATTCTATATGCAAATGTGCTAGTTTCGGAAGAACTAAAAAGGCTCCAAAAAGTTTTAGAATCCACTCTCAGAAGAGAAGGTTTCTCCATTGATAAAAGGGAGTATCGGCCCCATATAACCATAGGAAGATTCAAAAGAACTCCTGAAAAACGTTTGGATGTTTATTTGAATGAATTCTCCGAATTCCAAACGGACATAGTTCCTGTGTCGGAATTCCATCTATTTTCTAGTCGCAGCGGAGCGAACGGTCAGATATACTCGGTCGAAGAATCATATCCTCTTATCTTGGAATAA
- the aat gene encoding leucyl/phenylalanyl-tRNA--protein transferase, whose protein sequence is MRDFSDFFADPRHSVEEVVGIGGDLKADRLLYAYTRGIFPWADRPLLWFSLDPRAIFDLNVLHISSRVHRRIRQKKFTVTFNRAFEQVMRCCAFRTEEQTWITENFLQGFTNFHKEGYAHSIEVWDEEGRLGGGVYGVAIGKFFAGESMFSFLPDFGKIGLYFLFEALKKDGFTLFDTQQMNPVTLNLGAYEIPKDKFLDRLSLAVAVPNKWVPPVDEI, encoded by the coding sequence ATCCGGGATTTTTCCGATTTTTTTGCAGATCCTAGACATTCTGTAGAAGAGGTTGTAGGTATCGGCGGAGATTTAAAAGCGGATCGCCTTTTATATGCGTATACTCGCGGGATTTTTCCCTGGGCTGATAGGCCTTTACTTTGGTTTTCTTTGGACCCGAGGGCTATATTTGACCTAAATGTTCTTCATATTAGTTCCAGGGTCCATCGACGCATCCGTCAAAAAAAGTTCACGGTCACTTTTAATCGTGCATTCGAACAAGTTATGCGTTGCTGCGCCTTCCGAACGGAAGAGCAAACTTGGATAACAGAGAATTTTCTCCAAGGTTTTACCAACTTTCATAAGGAAGGTTATGCCCATAGCATTGAGGTCTGGGACGAAGAAGGAAGGTTAGGCGGAGGAGTATATGGTGTGGCAATCGGTAAATTTTTTGCCGGAGAGTCTATGTTCTCCTTTTTACCTGATTTCGGGAAGATCGGGCTCTACTTTCTATTTGAAGCGTTGAAGAAGGATGGCTTCACATTATTCGATACCCAACAGATGAATCCGGTCACTTTGAACCTGGGAGCGTATGAGATCCCAAAAGATAAATTTCTGGACCGGCTGTCACTTGCTGTAGCAGTCCCGAACAAATGGGTCCCACCTGTGGATGAAATCTGA